In a single window of the Rhopalosiphum padi isolate XX-2018 chromosome 1, ASM2088224v1, whole genome shotgun sequence genome:
- the LOC132932300 gene encoding periodic tryptophan protein 1 homolog gives MTSFIPCVKWVKQGVSLHQNTIKLSQQELKELTEIKPKEKELSKSDKKDYGLDNYDEEEMDMSGAMSISGLAVYNNTDFNDSDTDSDKLDEILKPDDNLVLVGNVKKTECSLEVYVYNGNDKDFYIHHDIILKHPPLCLEWFGSVGNFCALGSMSATIEVWDLDLIGCLEPTFRLGRKKKKNPEKNYGHTDAILDIAWNEHLPHILASGSVDETILLWDLESNEPHTRMENFGDHVQSLKWHPFESQTLAVGSSDFYVYDCRTYDTYKNWDIKGKVEKVHWDPSNGFLCYIGTDRGKLMCYDCRANKPLWKYKGHENEVTGIYVWEKFIVSSSTDETLKVWDRENKHLIKIREFSGALHSLDGCADNPFLVAVGGSGTSKFQLFDINDFSLKTC, from the exons atgacAAGTTTTATTCCATGTGTAAAATGGGTGAAACAAGGTGTTTCGTTACATcaaaatacgataaaattatCACAACAAGAATTAAAAGAACTAACAGAAATCAAACCCAAAGAAAAAGAATTAAGTAAAAGCGACAAAAAAGACTACGGCTTAGATAATTATGATGAAGAAGAAATGGATATGTCAGGAGCCATGTCCATTAGTGGTCTGgccgtttataataatactgattttaatGATTCCGATACCGATAGTGACAAACTCGATGAAATCCTCAAGCCTGACGACAATCTGGTGTTGGTAGGCAATGTTAAGAAAACTGAATGCTCACTTGAAGtctatgtttataatggtaatgACAAAGATTTTTACATTCATCACGACATTATTTTGAAACATCCACCACTATGCTTGGAATGGTTTGGCTCTGTTGGGAATTTCTGTGCCCTGGGATCCATGTCTGCTACAATAGAAGTGTGGGATTTAGATTTGATTGGATGTTTAGAACCAACATTTAG ATTGggtagaaaaaagaaaaaaaatcctgaaaaaaattatggtcATACTGATGCTATTTTAGATATAGCATGGAATGAACATCTACCTCATATACTTGCCAGTGGTTCAGTAGATGAGACTATTTTACTTTGGGATTTAGAATCAAATGAACCTCATACAAGAATGGAAAATTTTGGGGATCACGTCCAATCACTTAAATGGCATCCATTTGAATCACAAACGCTTGCTGTTGGTTCTTcagatttttatgtttatgattgTCGCACATatgatacatataaaaattgggaTATTAAAGGTAAAGTAGAAAAAGTTCATTGGGATCCATCTAATGGATTCTTGTGTTACATTGGTACCGATAGAGGTAAACTCATGTGCTATGATTGTCGAGCTAATAAACCATTATGGAAGTATAAAGGTCATGAGAACGAAGTCACTGGAATCTATGTCTGGGAGAAATTTATTGTTAGTTCTTCAACAGACGAAACCTTAAAAGTATGGGATAGAGAAAATAaacacttaattaaaataagagaATTTTCTGGTGCTTTACATAGTTTAGATGGATGTGCAGATAACCCATTTTTGGTGGCTGTTGGTGGAAGTGGTACATCTAAATTTCAACTATttgatattaatgattttagtttAAAGACATGTTAa
- the LOC132932299 gene encoding PRKCA-binding protein, translated as MYDYEYGDLCFDEDKMGMKVTSGVVTINKDPTTNLIGITIGGGPPHCPCIYVIQVSDNSPAALDGTLESGDELLAINNECVRGHTKLQVAKMIQSSVDRVILKYNKLHADARQGKTLDIVLKKVKHRLVERMSATTADSLGMSRAILVNDSLVKRLQQLDDMEQSYRHLVDHTERVLRAFYALTQCFKEFGDTFAEIGAREPQPRASEALVRFAEYHRRMERQGLMLIKALKPISRSFGTYLNKAIPDTKQTIRKYADVKFEYLSYCLKVKELDDEEITYCSADEPLYRIETGNYEYRLVLRCRQLARKRFAALREDVLAKIELLENKHVHDVVGQLHAIASHMASYNREISWMMLGGNNVSEPPLFPIEMDLTCTAFQYKSVQPVSEHNQDDFNDESIHNQVDNPRVYRDEPPLLKNNDSVSALTELSQLCLGTDDTDIENHTSSSPLLLDLK; from the exons ATGTACGACTACGAATATGGCGATCTGTGTTTTGATGAAGATAAAAT ggGTATGAAAGTGACTTCTGGTGTTGTAACAATTAATAAGGACCCAACAACCAACCTTATAGGAATAACAATAGGTGGAGGACCACCTCACTGCCcttgtatatatgttatacag GTATCTGACAATTCACCGGCTGCATTAGATGGTACACTTGAAAGCGGTGATGAGCTTTTAGCTATTAATAATGAATGTGTACGTGGACATACCAAGCTACAAGTAGCAAAAATGATACAATCAAGTGTT gaccgagttattttaaaatacaacaaattacATGCTGATGCCCGTCAAGGTAAAACTTtggatattgtattaaaaaaagttaaacataGACTAGTTGAACGTATGTCTGCTACTACTGCTGATTCTTTGGGTATGTCTCGTGCTATACTGGTCAATGATAGTCTTGTTAAACGTTTGCAACAGCTGGATGACATGGAACAATCATATCGTCACTTGGTTGATCATACAGAACGCGTGCTTCGTGCGTTTTATGCTTTGACTCAATGTTTTAAAG AGTTTGGGGACACATTTGCAGAAATAGGTGCTAGAGAACCACAGCCTAGAGCTAGTGAAGCTTTAGTGCGCTTTGCTGAATATCACAGACGAATGGAGCGTCAAGGCCTTATGTTAATCAAAGCTCTAAAacct ATATCTAGGTCATTTGGCACATACCTGAATAAAGCTATTCCAGACACCAAGCAAACAATACGCAAGTACGCTGATGTGAAATTTGAATACTTATCTTACTGCTTAAAAGTTAAAGAGTTAGATGATGAAGAGATAACATATTGTTCAGCTGATGAACCTTTATATCGCATTGAAACAGGAAATTATGAATACAG GCTTGTACTGAGATGCCGACAGTTGGCAAGAAAACGATTTGCTGCTCTTAGAGAAGATGTTTTGGCCAAAATTGAactattagaaaataaacatgTGCATGACGTTGTAGGTCAATTGCATGCAATTGCTTCACATATGGCTAGTTACAATCGTGAAATAAGTTGGATGATGCTAGGAGGTAACAATGTTAGTGAACCACCACTCTTTCCTATTGAGATGGATTTGACATGTACTGCATTTCAATATAAATCTGTCCAACCAGTTAGTGAACATAACCAAGACGATTTTAATGAT gaaAGTATACACAATCAAGTTGACAATCCAAGAGTGTACAGAGATGAGCCACcactacttaaaaataatgattctgTTTCTGCTTTGACAGAATTATCTCAACTATGTTTGGGTACAGATGACACAGATATTGAAAATCATACATCATCTTCTCCGTTGCTTTtagacttaaaataa